A portion of the Lolium rigidum isolate FL_2022 chromosome 1, APGP_CSIRO_Lrig_0.1, whole genome shotgun sequence genome contains these proteins:
- the LOC124653454 gene encoding chaperone protein dnaJ 11, chloroplastic-like, with protein sequence MMHAPAASSFARASRCSSRRATVRCAVAVASAPVGSCTLYEVLGLRAGATGSEIKAAYRRLARKLHPDVAGAAGDDDFIRLHHAYATLSDTDARARYDRDVVAQAYAQPPASRPSPHSVWGRPRRTWESDQCW encoded by the coding sequence ATGATGCACGCCCCGGCGGCTTCAAGCTTCGCTCGGGCCTCCCGCTGCTCCTCCCGAAGGGCGACGGTCCGGTGCGCGGTGGCCGTCGCGTCGGCTCCGGTCGGAAGCTGCACGCTGTACGAGGTGCTGGGGCTGCGCGCCGGCGCTACGGGAAGCGAGATCAAGGCCGCGTACCGGCGCCTGGCGCGGAAGCTGCACCCGGacgtggccggcgcggccggcgacgacgacttCATCCGGCTCCACCACGCCTACGCCACGCTCTCCGACACGGACGCCCGCGCGCGCTACGACCGCGACGTCGTCGCCCAGGCCTACGCGCAGCCGCCCGCCTCCAGGCCGTCGCCGCACAGCGTCTGGGGACGGCCTCGACGCACCTGGGAGTCCGACCAGTGCTGGTAG
- the LOC124679677 gene encoding chaperone protein dnaJ 11, chloroplastic-like — MISAPQAPATSLFGRASSCSSRRATVRCAVAVASAAPASGCTLYEVLALRAGATGGEIKAAYRRLARELHPDIAGAAGDDFIRLHDAYATLADPDARARYDRDVVAQAYAQVPASRTSPHSVWGRPRRTWETDQCW; from the coding sequence ATGATCTCCGCGCCTCAAGCCCCGGCGACCTCTCTGTTCGGCCGGgcttcctcctgctcctcccgaaGGGCCACGGTCCGCTGCGCGGTGGCCGTCGCGTCGGCGGCGCCGGCCAGCGGGTGCACGCTGTACGAGGTGCTTGCACTCCGGGCCGGCGCGACTGGCGGCGAGATCAAAGCCGCGTACCGGCGCCTGGCGCGTGAGCTGCACCCTGAcatcgccggcgcggccggcGACGACTTCATCCGGCTCCACGACGCGTACGCCACGCTCGCCGACCCGGACGCCCGCGCGCGCTACGACCGCGACGTCGTCGCCCAGGCATACGCGCAGGTGCCCGCCTCCAGGACGTCGCCGCACAGTGTCTGGGGACGGCCTCGCCGCACCTGGGAGACAGACCAGTGCTGGTAG